The genomic interval AGGACCTTGCGGCCGGCTCGTGCGAGATACGCTGCACACGTCAGGCCGTTGTGGCCGGCCCCGATCACGATCGCGTCATACGATTGCGCCATACTGATCCCTGGCTGAGAGTTGAAAAGCTCGTTTCAAGACGTCGCTCGCTTCTTGATGATCGACTTCTTTCTCGGCGGATCGAAGAAAGGCATCTTCACCACGGTGGCCGGAATGGAGTATGCCTTGGCCTCGATCACCTCTTCGATGAAGAAGCGGGTTCCGAGCTTCCCGTACTCGGGCTTCACGCGGGCGATCACGATGTACTTCTTGAGCAATCGTGACCAGGTGCCGCTCGTTCCCCGGCCGATGTGGTGCTCTTGTGCTTCGTCGGAGTAGATCGGAACGTCTTCGTTCCAGGCCGTGTCGGGCAGGTGAAGCGGCATGCCGTAGATCCGGAAGTATTTCTCGATCACGGTGACGTCGAGCTCGATTCCGACCGTG from bacterium carries:
- a CDS encoding aminomethyl transferase family protein; the encoded protein is MTSPLELGLGWMTKLDGDFFVGRDALRQEKATGSSRWATVGIELDVTVIEKYFRIYGMPLHLPDTAWNEDVPIYSDEAQEHHIGRGTSGTWSRLLKKYIVIARVKPEYGKLGTRFFIEEVIEAKAYSIPATVVKMPFFDPPRKKSIIKKRATS